A region from the Acidobacteriota bacterium genome encodes:
- the thiS gene encoding sulfur carrier protein ThiS, translating into MADTGKVLVVNGESRRVAAGHLVELLRELGYDPEGRGLAVAVDGVVVPRSRWVETVLRPGARVDIVGAVQGG; encoded by the coding sequence ATGGCGGACACCGGCAAGGTTCTCGTCGTCAACGGGGAGTCCCGCCGAGTGGCGGCGGGCCATCTCGTCGAGCTGCTGCGGGAACTGGGGTACGACCCGGAGGGCCGCGGACTGGCGGTCGCGGTCGACGGGGTGGTGGTGCCGCGGAGCCGCTGGGTGGAGACGGTGCTACGACCGGGCGCGCGCGTCGATATCGTCGGCGCCGTCCAGGGTGGATGA